The following proteins are encoded in a genomic region of Phragmites australis chromosome 9, lpPhrAust1.1, whole genome shotgun sequence:
- the LOC133928287 gene encoding cysteine-rich repeat secretory protein 55-like — protein MASPVLLLVLLAAAAAAAPQLCSAVDPVSTYCAKNFTGAQTQASISQVLSALVPRASADYYATATAGRGDSAIWGLAQCRGDIPASDCVLCISAAARALASTCRGQADARIWYDYCFMRYDDTDFLGLPDTGYTIILINTMNASDPVAFDRAERKLMARVAAEAGEAASGGLARETARFDATSTTIYGLGWCTRDITTADCGLCVAQAVAELPNYCRFRRGCRVLYSSCMARYETYPFFFPVDGKDGGAAASSHAGEYEKIVLNP, from the coding sequence ATGGCGTCGCCGGTGCTTCTGCTGGTGCTtctcgccgcggcggcggcggcggctccgcaGCTGTGCTCGGCCGTGGACCCGGTGAGCACGTACTGCGCCAAGAACTTCACCGGCGCGCAGACGCAGGCCAGCATCAGCCAGGTGCTGTCCGCGCTCGTCCCGCGCGCCTCCGCCGACTACTACGCCACGGCCACTGCCGGCCGCGGCGACTCCGCCATCTGGGGCCTCGCGCAGTGCCGCGGCGACATCCCGGCCTCCGACTGCGTGCTCTGCATCTCCGCCGCGGCCCGGGCGCTCGCCTCCACGTGCCGCGGCCAGGCGGACGCGCGGATCTGGTACGACTACTGCTTCATGCGGTACGACGACACCGATTTCCTCGGCCTGCCGGACACCGGGTACACGATCATCCTGATCAACACCATGAACGCCAGCGACCCCGTGGCGTTCGACCGCGCCGAGCGCAAGCTGATGGCGCGGGTGGCGGCAGAGGCCGGCgaggcggcgagcggcggcctcGCCAGGGAGACAGCAAGGTTCGATGCCACGTCAACGACCATCTACGGCCTCGGGTGGTGCACCAGGGACATCACCACCGCCGACTGCGGGCTGTGCGTGGCGCAGGCGGTGGCGGAGTTGCCCAACTACTGCCGCTTCCGGCGGGGGTGCCGCGTGCTCTACAGCAGCTGCATGGCGCGCTACGAGACCTACCCGTTCTTCTTCCCCGTCGACGGCAAGGACGGCGGCGCGGCTGCCTCCTCCCACGCCGGCGAGTACGAAAAGATCGTCTTGAACCCCTAG